GGATACTTTCGGAGATCCTCATGAGGACATATTACGAGTCGCAGAATAAATCAGTATATACCGTCGACGAACACCACAATGTGGAGTAAACAATGAAAAAAGCACTAGTTTGTGGCGTCAGCGGACAAGACGGCGCATATCTCTCCAAGCTGCTCCTATCAAAAGGATACGATGTCATCGGGACGTCACGCGATGCTACGACGTCGACATTTGCAGGCCTAAAAAAAGTTGGTGTATATGATGATATCGAGAAAGTGTCTATGGCGATAAGCGATTTCCGTAGCGTAGCCTCTGTCTTGAAAAAATATCGCCCCGATGAGATATATAACTTGGCAGGACAAAGCTCAGTAGGGCTTTCGTTCGAACAGCCCGTAGAGACGATAGACAGCATAGTAACAGGGACGCTGAATATCCTAGAAGCTATACGTTTCGAAGAGCGCGACATAAAGTTCTATAATGCCGGGTCTAGCGAATGTTTCGGCGATATAGGCGACACCCCCGCCGATGAAAACACACCATTCAAACCACGAAGTCCATACGCCCTAGCAAAAGCGTCGGCATATAACCTCATATCAGTATATCGCGAAGCATATGGATTATTCGCATGTACAGGGATACTCTTTAACCACGAGTCACCACTACGCTATGAGCGCTTTGTAACACAGAAAATAGTAAAAGCAGCAGCACGTATCGCTGCAGGATCGAAAGAAAAACTTAAACTCGGAAATATCGATATCTATAGAGACTGGGGATGGGCGCCGGAATATGCAGAAGCAATATGGCTCATACTACAACAACAAAAACCTCAAGACTTCGTCGTCGCCACAGGGAAAACAATATCGTTGACGGAGTTTGTAGAAAAAGCCTTCGCATACTTTAACCTCGACTGGAAAGAACATGTTGATGTTGATGAAAGCAGCTTAAGACCACTAGATATCCATATGGGAAAAGCAAACCCCAAAAAAGCTGAAGAAATATTAGGATGGAAAGCGACATCGGATGTCGACGATGTTGTACGTATGATGTGCGACGATGCAAAACAAGGCTGACGATGAAAAAAACTCACGCATATTCATATTGGAAGATAGTATGGCAGCAGTTTAAGAAGAATAAAATCGGCTGCGCCGCCCTTGTTATTATAGCGATTTTCGTTATATGTGGTATATACGCCCCTATTCTTGCGTCGAGCAAACCAATCTTCCTTGTATATGATGGTGAAATATATTTCCCCTTGTTTCGACATCTTTTCTATCGAGGGTTCTTCACAAAACGCCTAGACATTTTCTTCAACATAATGATGTTCGCAACACCAGTGATGGTGGTGACGATGCTATCCTTACGGCGAGGACGTAAAGCCGCTATGGTAACGATATTATCAGCAGTGATAGCGCTTTTTCTATATCTTAGCTTCGCTACACCAAAAGACCCCGCCAAAGACGCGGCTCTCAGCGCAGCAAGACAGCATATCATCCAAGAACAACTTATCGTCTCTGACAGAGACCCTCTCCTCGAGCCCTTTCCTATATATGAAGACTGGGACTTCAACCTCCAGCATATGAACGAATATGCCAAGATTAATATGTTGATACGCTACCGTCTTCGGAAAGAACAACATCATCGCCTTCAAAAATATTACGATGGCAATAACTCCGACGGATTTGTTATTCAGACGCTATGGCAGGTGGCGAAAGAAAATGACGA
This Waddliaceae bacterium DNA region includes the following protein-coding sequences:
- a CDS encoding GDP-mannose 4,6-dehydratase codes for the protein MKKALVCGVSGQDGAYLSKLLLSKGYDVIGTSRDATTSTFAGLKKVGVYDDIEKVSMAISDFRSVASVLKKYRPDEIYNLAGQSSVGLSFEQPVETIDSIVTGTLNILEAIRFEERDIKFYNAGSSECFGDIGDTPADENTPFKPRSPYALAKASAYNLISVYREAYGLFACTGILFNHESPLRYERFVTQKIVKAAARIAAGSKEKLKLGNIDIYRDWGWAPEYAEAIWLILQQQKPQDFVVATGKTISLTEFVEKAFAYFNLDWKEHVDVDESSLRPLDIHMGKANPKKAEEILGWKATSDVDDVVRMMCDDAKQG